The stretch of DNA CCTCCCCCTCCTGGAGGGAGGAGAGGATCGCCGCGAGGTCGCCCGCATGCTGGATGGCAGGCCCCGAGGTGATCCTGATCGGGGCCTCCATCTCGGCGGCGATGATCATGGAGAGGGTGGTCTTGCCGAGCCCGGGGGCACCGGAGAGCAGCACGTGGTCGGCGGTGGCGCCCCGGGCGCGCGCGGCCTTGAGCACCAGGTCGAGCTGTTCGCGGACCTTCTCCTGGCCGACGAACTCGTCGAGGTCCTTCGGGCGCAGGGCGGCCTCGACGGCGGTGTCCTCGCCGTCGGCGACGGAGTCGACCAGCCGAGGGTCGGTGTCGGGGGCCGTGTCGTCGTCCCAGTTCACTGCGGGTTGCCTCTGCTTCTTCGTGGGTTCGGGGGTGGCGTGTTCCGCGCGCCTCTACGGGAGGGGACGCGGCCCCCGCCTCTACGGGAGGGGCGCGGGCCACGCCCCCGGCCGGCCGGGGGCGTCGGGAGGGGCCCCGCGCCATTCCGCCGCCGGGGCGCCGGGCGGGCCCGCAGGCGCGCGGGGCGGGCCGCGGACGGCCAGCGGCGCTCTCCCCCGGCCCGCGGCCTCGGCGTCCTCAACGCGTCCGGTTGAGGCTCTGGAGCGCCGTCTTCAGCAACTTGCCCACCTCGGGGGCGCCCTCCATGGCCTCCGCCTCCGGGGTGACCGCCTCGACCGCCTCCTCCGCCTCACGCGGGGCGTACCCGAGCCCGACGAGGGCGGTGTGCAGCTGCTCGGACCAGGGCGGCGGCCCGGATGCGGCTCCCCGCTGGGCGCCGAGGTGGGCGCCGGTCCCCAGGGGTTCGCCGAGCCTGTCCTTGAGTTCGAGCAGGAGTTTCTGGGCGCCCTTCTTGCCGATGCCCGACACCGCGGTCAGCGCCTTCTCGTCGCCCGTGGAGACGGCCCTGCGCAGGGCGTCGGGCGCGTGTGTGGCGAGCATCGCCTGGGCGAGACGCGGGCCGACGCCGCTGGCGGTCTGAAGCAGTTCGAACACCTGCCGCTCGTCGTCGTCCGCGAATCCGTAGAGCGTGAGCGAGTCCTCCCGTACGACGAGGGAGGTGGCGAGTCTGGCCTCCTGGCCGACGCGGAGCCCCGCCAGGGTGTTCGGGGCGCACTGGACGGACATGCCGATACCGCCGACCTCCACCACCGCGGAGCCGGGGGCGAGGGCGGCGACCGGGCCGGTGACGAAGGCGATCATCGGGTGACCTTCCGTGCGGGTGAGGCTGTCGAGTCGGAAACAGGCGCGGCGGGTGTGGCGGGCACGCGTGCGGGGGGCCGCGGGGTGCGGCCCCGGCGGGCCGCGGCGTGCGCCTCCTGGAGGCGGTTGGTGGCGGGGGCACGCCAGATGTGGCAGATGGCGAGGGCCAGGGCGTCGGCGGCGTCGGCGGGTTTCGGGGGCGCGTCGAGTCTGAGCAGACGCGTCACCATGGCGCCGACCTGGGCCTTGTCCGCCCGGCCGTTGCCCGTGACGGCGGCCTTGACCTCGCTCGGGGTGTGCAGGGCGACGGGCAGGCCGCGGCGGGCGGCGCAGAGCATCGCCACGGCGCTGGCCTGCGCGGTGCCCATGACCGTGCGGACGTTGTGCTGGCTGAAGACCCGCTCGACCGCGACGTACTGGGGCCGGTGCTCGTCGAGCCAGCTCTCGATGCCCTCTTCGATGGCGACGAGCCTGGCCCCCAGCTCGGCGTCGGCGGGGGTGCGCACGACTCCGACTCCGACCATGGTGAGGGGTCTTCCCGCGACGCCCTCGACCACTCCGACACCGCACCGGGTCAACCCCGGGTCCACGCCGAGCACCCGCATCGCGCCCCTTCCCCTCGCCCCGGGCCGTGCACCGCGGGCGCTTTCGATCGTGTGTTCCTGCAGGCTAGCGGCTGGCACCGACAAAGCACGGACGGACCGGTGGGGGCGTGTCCCCGCCGGTCCGTCCCACGGCGTGCCGCCGCACCACCGCGCCGTCCCTCAGGCGTCGACCTTCTCCATGACCTCGTCGGAGACGTCGAAGTTGGCGAAGACGTTCTGCACGTCGTCGCTGTCCTCCAGCGCGTCGATGAGCTTGAAGATCTTGCGGGCGCCGTCCTCGTCCAGCTCGACCTGCATGGTCGGAACGAAGTTGGCGTCGGCCGAGTCGTAGTCGATGCCGGCCTCCTGGAGGGCGGTGCGGACCGCGACCAGGTCGGTGGCCTCGCTCAGCACCTCGTAGGACTCCCCGAGGTCGTTGACCTCCTCGGCGCCCGCGTCGAGCACGGCGCCCAGCACGTCGTCCTCGCCCAGTTCGGCCTTGGGGACGATCACGACGCCCTTGCGGTGGAACAGGTACGACACCGAGCCCGGGTCGGCCATCGAGCCGCCGTTGCGCGTCATGGCGACGCGGACGTCGGAGGCGGCACGGTTGCGGTTGTCCGTCAGACACTCGATGAGCACCGCGACGCCGTTCGGCCCGTACCCCTCATACATGATCGTCTCGTAGTCGGCGCCACCCGCTTCGAGGCCGGCGCCGCGCTTGAGCGCGGAGTCGATGTTCTTGTTGGGGACGGACTGCTTCTTCGCCTTCTGGACGGCGTCGAAGAGCGTGGGGTTGCCCTCGATGTCGGCGCCGCCCATACGCGCCGCGACCTCGATGTTCTTGATCAGCTTCGCGAAGAGTTTGCCGCGCTTGGCGTCGATCACGGCCTTCTTGTGCTTCGTCGTCGCCCATTTAGAGTGGCCGGACATCTGCCTGTCTCCTTCGCGTTACCAATCTCCGTACGAACGCCAGAGATCCTACCGGGGTCCGGTACGGATCCTCTCCCTGACCATCCCGGCGAAGAGCCCGTGCACCCGTGGATCGCCGGTCAGCTCGGGGTGGAAGGAGGTCGCGAGGACCGGGCCCCGGCGTACGGCGACGATGTGCCCGCCGTGCTCGGCCAGGATCTCGACCTCCGCGCCGACCGACTCCACCCAGGGGGCGCGGATGAAGACCCCGGCCACGGGGCCGCCCGCCACCCCCTTGACGTCGACGGCGGCCTCGAAGGACTCGTTCTGCCGGCCGAAGGCGTTGCGACGGACGATCATGTCGAGGCCGCCGAAGGTCTCCTGGCCCGAGCGCGGGTCGAGGATCTTGTCGGCGAGCATGATCAGTCCCGCGCAGCTCCCGTAGACGGGCAGACCCTCCGCGATCCGCTCACGCAAGGGCTCCATCAGGCCGAAGAGCGTAGCCAGTCTGGAGATCGTGGTGGACTCGCCGCCCGGTACGACCAGGCCGTCCACCGTGTCGAGTTCCACCGTCCCGCGTACGGTCCTCGCCTCGACGTCCGAAGCGGTCAGCGCCGCCATGTGCTCGCGCACATCGCCCTGGAGCGCGAGGACCCCGATCACGGGCCGACGTGTGGCCTCGGGATCACCAGCCGCGGTTGGCATACCGCTCGCTCTCGGGCAGGGTGTCGCAGTTGATGCCGACCATGGCCTCGCCGAGGTCCCGAGAGGCGTCCGCGACCACCTTCGGGTCGTCGTGGAACGTGGTCGCCTTCACGATCGCCGCGGCACGCTTCGCGGGGTCGCCCGACTTGAAGATGCCGGAGCCGACGAAGACGCCCTCGGCGCCGAGCTGACGCATGAGAGCGGCGTCGGCAGGGGTGGCGACGCCGCCCGCGGAGAAGAGCACGAC from Streptomyces tsukubensis encodes:
- the ruvC gene encoding crossover junction endodeoxyribonuclease RuvC codes for the protein MRVLGVDPGLTRCGVGVVEGVAGRPLTMVGVGVVRTPADAELGARLVAIEEGIESWLDEHRPQYVAVERVFSQHNVRTVMGTAQASAVAMLCAARRGLPVALHTPSEVKAAVTGNGRADKAQVGAMVTRLLRLDAPPKPADAADALALAICHIWRAPATNRLQEAHAAARRGRTPRPPARVPATPAAPVSDSTASPARKVTR
- a CDS encoding YebC/PmpR family DNA-binding transcriptional regulator → MSGHSKWATTKHKKAVIDAKRGKLFAKLIKNIEVAARMGGADIEGNPTLFDAVQKAKKQSVPNKNIDSALKRGAGLEAGGADYETIMYEGYGPNGVAVLIECLTDNRNRAASDVRVAMTRNGGSMADPGSVSYLFHRKGVVIVPKAELGEDDVLGAVLDAGAEEVNDLGESYEVLSEATDLVAVRTALQEAGIDYDSADANFVPTMQVELDEDGARKIFKLIDALEDSDDVQNVFANFDVSDEVMEKVDA
- the pdxT gene encoding pyridoxal 5'-phosphate synthase glutaminase subunit PdxT produces the protein MPTAAGDPEATRRPVIGVLALQGDVREHMAALTASDVEARTVRGTVELDTVDGLVVPGGESTTISRLATLFGLMEPLRERIAEGLPVYGSCAGLIMLADKILDPRSGQETFGGLDMIVRRNAFGRQNESFEAAVDVKGVAGGPVAGVFIRAPWVESVGAEVEILAEHGGHIVAVRRGPVLATSFHPELTGDPRVHGLFAGMVRERIRTGPR
- the ruvA gene encoding Holliday junction branch migration protein RuvA, with protein sequence MIAFVTGPVAALAPGSAVVEVGGIGMSVQCAPNTLAGLRVGQEARLATSLVVREDSLTLYGFADDDERQVFELLQTASGVGPRLAQAMLATHAPDALRRAVSTGDEKALTAVSGIGKKGAQKLLLELKDRLGEPLGTGAHLGAQRGAASGPPPWSEQLHTALVGLGYAPREAEEAVEAVTPEAEAMEGAPEVGKLLKTALQSLNRTR